In a genomic window of Erigeron canadensis isolate Cc75 chromosome 5, C_canadensis_v1, whole genome shotgun sequence:
- the LOC122600220 gene encoding uncharacterized protein LOC122600220 isoform X2: MGERTVKKNKKTSNNKPLSPAQDNVDGVSSDKKLKKSTRDKKRKGTEVAEAKKVGVVGSSSPVGFYDGENGALTRDKKRTKLKKNKVDNENRKNGVREHVPQSNEVANASHQQIGKVDSANSDKKLKKSARKKNRKGTELSEAETIEVVVPTTSDDVIECINSAGKKDKKKNKLKKKKRENGNKKDVVHEVGDDSNQQFGKSKRVATIENEATLLDDEDEVYQISSGDEDETTGMKRWIDKYHRARPGAEVLLENINDFLVDYNAQKDKERKEKDEEAAEGGWTVVTHMKGRKKTTDAESGTTVGSVAQAAVMDKMSKKKDKQVGINFYRFQKREAQRNEIMTLQSQFEQDKKRIQQLRAARKFRPY, encoded by the exons ATG GGTGAAAGAACagtgaagaagaacaagaaaacATCCAACAACAAACCTCTTTCTCCTGCTcaag ataatgtGGATGGTGTAAGTTCtgacaagaaattgaaaaaatctACAAGagacaagaaaagaaaaggcaCAGAGGTAGCCGAAGCCAAAAAAGTCGGTGTCGTTGGCTCCAGTAGTCCCGTTGGTTTTTATGACGGTGAAAATGGTGCTTTAACCAGAGACAAAAAAAGGACCAAgttgaaaaaaaacaaagtagATAATGAAAATAGGAAGAATGGTGTTCGTGAACATGTTCCGCAATCTAATGAGGTTGCAAATGCCTCTCACCAACAAATTG GTAAGGTGGATAGTGCAAATTCTGACAAGAAACTGAAAAAAAGTGCCAGAAAGAAGAATAGAAAAGGCACAGAGCTATCCGAAGCTGAAACAATTGAAGTTGTTGTACCCACTACTTCAGATGATGTTATTGAGTGTATAAATAGTGCTGGAAAGAAGgacaagaaaaaaaacaaattgaagaaaaagaaaagagagaacGGAAATAAAAAGGATGTTGTTCATGAAGTTGGGGATGATTCTAACCAACAATTTG GTAAGTCAAAAAGGGTGGCCACAATAGAAAATGAAGCTACTTTacttgatgatgaagatgaagtttATCAAATCTCTTCAGGGGATGAAGATGAAACGACGGGAATGAAAC GATGGATTGATAAATATCATCGCGCTAGACCTGGGGCAGAGGTTCTGTTGGAAAATATTAATGACTTTTTAGTCGACTACAATGCACAAAAGGATAAG gaaagaaaagaaaaagatgaggAAGCAGCAGAAGGTGGATGGACTGTTGTTACACACATGAAAGGTAGGAAGAAAACAACAGATGCTGAAAGCGGTACAACTGTTGGCTCTGTTGCTCAGGCCGCTGTGATGGATAAGATGTCGAAGAAGAAAGACAAACAAGTTGGCATCAATTTTTACCGTTTCCAGAAAAGAGAGGCACAAAGAAATG AAATCATGACGCTGCAAAGTCAATTTGAGCAAGACAAGAAAAGGATACAGCAATTGAGGGCTGCAAGGAAGTTTCGACCGTACTAA
- the LOC122600220 gene encoding uncharacterized protein LOC122600220 isoform X1, with the protein MGERTVKKNKKTSNNKPLSPAQDNVDGVSSDKKLKKSTRDKKRKGTEVAEAKKVGVVGSSSPVGFYDGENGALTRDKKRTKLKKNKVDNENRKNGVREHVPQSNEVANASHQQIEVLMINADNKRIKFEEKKGKITAGKVDSANSDKKLKKSARKKNRKGTELSEAETIEVVVPTTSDDVIECINSAGKKDKKKNKLKKKKRENGNKKDVVHEVGDDSNQQFGKSKRVATIENEATLLDDEDEVYQISSGDEDETTGMKRWIDKYHRARPGAEVLLENINDFLVDYNAQKDKERKEKDEEAAEGGWTVVTHMKGRKKTTDAESGTTVGSVAQAAVMDKMSKKKDKQVGINFYRFQKREAQRNEIMTLQSQFEQDKKRIQQLRAARKFRPY; encoded by the exons ATG GGTGAAAGAACagtgaagaagaacaagaaaacATCCAACAACAAACCTCTTTCTCCTGCTcaag ataatgtGGATGGTGTAAGTTCtgacaagaaattgaaaaaatctACAAGagacaagaaaagaaaaggcaCAGAGGTAGCCGAAGCCAAAAAAGTCGGTGTCGTTGGCTCCAGTAGTCCCGTTGGTTTTTATGACGGTGAAAATGGTGCTTTAACCAGAGACAAAAAAAGGACCAAgttgaaaaaaaacaaagtagATAATGAAAATAGGAAGAATGGTGTTCGTGAACATGTTCCGCAATCTAATGAGGTTGCAAATGCCTCTCACCAACAAATTG AAGTCTTGATGATCAACGCGGACAATAAAAGGATAAAATTTGAGGAGAAAAAAGGAAAGATAACTGCAG GTAAGGTGGATAGTGCAAATTCTGACAAGAAACTGAAAAAAAGTGCCAGAAAGAAGAATAGAAAAGGCACAGAGCTATCCGAAGCTGAAACAATTGAAGTTGTTGTACCCACTACTTCAGATGATGTTATTGAGTGTATAAATAGTGCTGGAAAGAAGgacaagaaaaaaaacaaattgaagaaaaagaaaagagagaacGGAAATAAAAAGGATGTTGTTCATGAAGTTGGGGATGATTCTAACCAACAATTTG GTAAGTCAAAAAGGGTGGCCACAATAGAAAATGAAGCTACTTTacttgatgatgaagatgaagtttATCAAATCTCTTCAGGGGATGAAGATGAAACGACGGGAATGAAAC GATGGATTGATAAATATCATCGCGCTAGACCTGGGGCAGAGGTTCTGTTGGAAAATATTAATGACTTTTTAGTCGACTACAATGCACAAAAGGATAAG gaaagaaaagaaaaagatgaggAAGCAGCAGAAGGTGGATGGACTGTTGTTACACACATGAAAGGTAGGAAGAAAACAACAGATGCTGAAAGCGGTACAACTGTTGGCTCTGTTGCTCAGGCCGCTGTGATGGATAAGATGTCGAAGAAGAAAGACAAACAAGTTGGCATCAATTTTTACCGTTTCCAGAAAAGAGAGGCACAAAGAAATG AAATCATGACGCTGCAAAGTCAATTTGAGCAAGACAAGAAAAGGATACAGCAATTGAGGGCTGCAAGGAAGTTTCGACCGTACTAA